Part of the Desulfobotulus pelophilus genome is shown below.
AACGCCGATAAGAACCAGTTTTTTTCCCTTGTGATCTTCGGAAATCTGTTGAGCAACGGCTTTGACGCGTGTGCGAATGTCTTCTTCAGAAAAAACCGGTATAAGATCCACCATGAAAAATAATCCTTACCACCACTAAATTGTCTCTGTCAGTTTCTGTAAAATCTTAACAGGATAAAAATATCCGGTATCCGGAAGAAAGTCAACCGGTCTACCGGATTACAGTGCAGGTTTCATGTAGAAAAGAGGATGTTTTAAATCCCTGTATCTTTTAAATTTTCTACCAGGTTCTTTTGTTCAGCGCTAAGAGTTTTAGGCATATCTATAAAGACATTGATAAAAAGATCTCCTTTTTCCTGAGGACGCTGCATAACAGGAAGCCCCCGCCCGGGGATGCGCATACGTGTTTTGTGCGGGGTGCCGGGAGCAATATTCACTTCCAGCTCACTGCCATCCAGTGTGGGAACCCGGATACGGGTCCCGAGCAGAGCTTCGGTGAGCCGGATGCTGTGGTCCATATACAGGTCCTGACCCTCATGTCGGAAGATGGGGTCTGGTACGAGGGATGCCTGAATATAGAGATCGCCCGGTTCACCTCCAAAGCCTGCAGGGTCACCTTTTCCTGCCAGCCGTATTTTTTTCCCGGGTAGCATTCCTTTGGGAATCCTAACCTGCAGCTGCTCGTTTTTATCCTGTATGGAAAAGCTCAGGGTTTTTTGCGTGCCTTCGGCTATTTCCCTGAGGGTCAGCGGCAACCGGTAAATTCTGTCCTGCCCTTTAGCCGGGGCTTGATGGAAGCGTGAAGATCCTTTTCGGCTGTTGTTTCCGAAAAAAGATGAAAACCCGGATCCGCCAAATCCAAACTCCCGGAAAATATCAGAAAAATCAAAGTTTCTGAAAATGTCTTCCTGGCTGTAGCGTTGCTGGAAACCCGTGGAACCGTACATATCATACTGCTGTCTTTTTTCCGGATCGCTTAGAACGGCATAGGCTTCACTGATTTTTTTAAAAGTGGCTTCTGCACCGGGGTCGTTGGGATTTTTATCCGGATGATGTTTTACGGCAAGCCTTCTGTAGGCTTTTTTGATTTCATCGGCGCTGGCTCTGCGATCCACGCCAAGAAGTGTATAATAATCCGTATGACTCATAGAACCTCGCTTTGTCTATCCTTACCGTACTCTTCTCAGATGAATGTATCGCTGAAAAGATAGGCTTATTTTGCCATATGTCAAGGAGTGTTTTGTGTTATAAGTTTTTGTTTTTTTTGCTTATCAATATTTTTTTAGACGATCGAGGCGCAAGCGTTCCCTGTGGTCGGAAAGTCGTCTGGCCCCTGCTGTTACAGCAAAAATGGTACCAAAGCCCGTGCTGCCGGCTATGAGAAACATGATGAGAATCTGATATTTTACCGCCTCCATGGGGGGGGCACCTGCCAGAATCTGTCCTGTCATCATGCCGGGAAGGCTGACAATGCCTGCCACACTCATGGCGTTGATGATGGGAATCATGCCGCTTCGTATACTGTCTTTCCGGATATCTGAAACCGCTTCAGAAAAGCGCTGGCCCAGCATGAGCCGGGTTTCGATGATGGCTTTTTTTTCCCACAGGGTCTGGGTAAGGCGGTCAAGGCCGATGGCAATGCCGTTCATGGTATTTCCGAGAATCATGCCCAGCAGGGGTATGGCATATTGAGGGGTGTACCATGGGTCTTGGGAGATGATTACCATAAGGGCAAAAAGAGTAATCAGAAAAGAAGAGAGGCACATGGCTCCTGTGCCGATGCCGAAGCCCCATGGTCCTGCAAAGCGCAAGGACTGGCGTCGCATGACTTCCCAGCCTGCCGTTGCAAGCATAAAAAGAACCATAAGGCCGAGCAGGCCAGGATGAATGAGCTCAAAGATGAATTTGAGGGCAAATCCGAGAAGAGAAAGCTGCGCTGTTGCCCGGGCAGCGGAAATCATCAGCTGACGGCCGATGCCCAGCCGCAGAAAAAGTGAGAGGCCAGCATTGATCAGAATGAGAAGAGAGGCCAGTGCCAGATCAAAAGGCGTAAGCAGTATCATGGCGTCCTTTCTGGAGTGATGGAGCAGGGCCCTGGTTTGTCTGACTGTTTCCCCATGAAGACAGTCATGTGAAAAAGCGGTTTTAGTGTTCATGTCAGGGGTTCCGAAGGGTAGAGCCGGAGATTCCATATCGGGCAGAACAGTTGGTTTTATCAGTAAAGAACCCTTCCGGAATGGGAGAGAATCCCGTTTGCCAGGTAATAAAGGGTGTGACATACGCGTTGCAGTTGTTCCGGATTGTGGCTGATCCAGATAAGGGAAGCCCGGGTCCTCTTCTGGTAATCAAATATCAGTTTTTCCATGAGTTTTGTGCCCTCAGCGTCCAGATTGGCAGTTGGTTCATCCAGAAGCAGCACCTTTGGTTCATTGGCCAGAATACGCAGCAGTGCGAGACGTTGTTTCTCGCCGCTGGACAGACGATGAATTTCCCATGAGGGCACATCCGGCGGAAATCCCATAAAAGCAGTTTCTTTTTCAGGAAAGGTACCGGGAAAATGCTCACCAGCGGTATGAAGCCACCATTGACTCTCTGCGGGCATCAAAGCAACCTGTCTGCGCCACTGCGGTCCTGACATGTCCGTATGGATTACATTGTCCAGCATCAGGGTGCCGGAAAACACCTCTATATCCGCAAAGGCCCGGAACAGAATACTTTTACCTGCTCCGGAGGGGCCGGAAATGCCTGCGCACTCCCCTGCTTCAACGGAAAGGGAGACAGGGCCAATATGATGGATTTTTATATTCTGTGCTCGGAACATGGCTTATGTCTGATCTGTGGTGGGGGATAGCTGCTTTTTTAATGCCACACGGATCAAGGCCAGGGCGGCTGGTGTCATCCCTTCCATGCGGGACGCCTGCCCCAGAGTTTCAGGGCGGATTTTCTGTAGTTTGCTGCTGAGTTCTCTGGAAAGACCGGGAAGTCCCTCGTAGGGAAAGTCCTCAGGAATTTTGATTTTTTCAAGATCTCTGAATTTTTTCACCTCCTGCGTCTGTCGCTGTATGTAGCCCTCATACTTGATGGTAATTTCCACCTGGCGACGGACCCTTTGGTCCAGACTTTTTTCAGGAGGGGCCAGTACTTCCACGCAGGTATAGTCCAGTTCTGCCCTTTTCAGGAGCTGATCCAGAGAAACGCCGTTTTTCAGTTCAGGAGACCCTGTCTGTTGAAGAAAATGCTTGGCCTGGGCAGGTCCGATGTGGATGCTGCGTATGCGTTCCATTTCCAGTCGCGTGCGGAGGGCGTATTCCCGTACCCTTTCTACGCCTTCCTGATCCACCAGGCCTAAGTCATATCCTTTTTCCGCCAGGCGCAGGTCCGCATTATCTTCCCTGAGGAGGAGGCGGTATTCGGCTCTGGATGTGAACATACGGTAGGGTTCGCTTGTGCCACGGGTGATAAGATCATCCACCATTACAGCCATATAAGCTTCGGATCTGTCCGGGATAAAAGGGGGGCGACCCTGTATGCTGCAGGCGGCATTGATGCCTGCCCAGAGTCCCTGAGCAGCCGCTTCCTCATACCCGGAAGTGCCATTGATCTGACCTGCGAGAAACAAGCCCTGAACAAGGCGGGTTTCAAGGCTTGATTTCAGTTGCAGAGGATCCACAAAGTCGTATTCTATGGCATAGCCGGGCCGGATTATTTCGGCTTTTTCAAGGCCCGGAACGGACTGGACAAAGGGAATCTGCACATCCATGGGAAGACTGTTGCCAAGACCGCTTGCATAGATTTCGTCCGTATCAATGCCTTCCGGTTCAAGAATAACCTGGTGGGTTTCCCTCTGGGGGAACTTGACAGCTTTATCTTCAAAGGAAGGGCAATATCGTGCGGATACCCCTTGAATCCGCCCGGAATAGAGGGGGGAGCGGTCAAGGTTGGCCAGTACGATTTCCCTGTTTCTGGCTGTGGTATGGCCTACCCAGCTGGGAAGCTGGGGAAGGGAGGAAAGGGTGTTGGAGCGGAAGGAAAAGGGTTTGGGGTCGCTGTCTGCTGTATGCAGGGTGAATCTGGAAAAATCGATGGAATTTTTTTTGAGCCTGGGAGGGGTGCCCGTTTTCATGCGGCCTAGTGTCAGGCCCAGGTGTTTAAGGCTTTCCGCCAGACCGTAGGATGCAAATTCTCCTGCTCTTCCAGCTTCAATGGACCGCAGGCCGATATGCACCCTTCCCGAAAGGAAGGTCCCTGTGGCAAGAATGGTGCAGGAGGCTTTGTAAAAGAAGCCTGTATGATCCATCACTCCGACGATGCGTCCGTTCTCCACCAGCAGTTCTTCAATGAGGGCCTGACGAAGATCCAGGCCGGGGCATTGCTCTACCACCTGCTTCATGGCCCTGTGGTAGCGGTTTTTATCATTCTGGGTACGGGTGGACCAGACAGCTGGTCCTTTTTTGGTATTGAGTGTTTTGTATTGAATGGCTGTTTGGTCTGTGATTTCCGCCATTGTACCGCCAAGGGCATCCACTTCCCGCACCAGATGGCCTTTGGCTGTGCCGCCAATGGAGGGGCTGCAGGGCATGGAGGCCAGTTTGTCAAGATCAATGGCAAAGAGGCAGGTGCTGCATCCCATACGGGCTGCGGCCAGAGCGGCTTCACAACCGGCGTGACCGGCGCCGATAACAAGTATGTCGTAGGTGGGTGTATGGGCCATGGCTGTGTGATGATCTCCTGATTGCAGAAAATGGTCAGAGGCGCTTGGTTGCCGGGTCGTTTTCGGCAGCGTTCTGAAAACATAAAATTATAAGGCCCAGTTCCTTTGTGGGTCAAGGGGGTGTTTGCATATGCGTCAGAATCATGCGCGTTTTTATGATCTGAATACGTTTTTAAGAAAGCATTTTGGAGAAAGAGTACAGAAAATCAGTGTCGATGCGGGGATGACCTGCCCCAACCGGGATGGGCTGCTGGGAACGGGGGGGTGTATTTATTGTAATCCCAGAGGTTCGGGAACCGGGGCCTCCGGTATCGGGAAATCTGTTACGGAACAGATTTTGGAAGGTAAACGGAATATGGGCAGGCGATATAAAGCCAGAAAGTTTATGGCCTATTTTCAGAGCTACACCAATACCTATGCTCCTCTGGAAAGGCTGAAGGAAATTTGGGATGAAGCCCTGGCTGTGGATGGTGTGGTGGGCCTTGCCATTGGTACCCGTCCGGACTGTATAAATGGTGAAATCCTGGATCTTCTGGAAAGCTATGTGAAGAAAGGAGTGTTGGTATGGGTGGAATACGGTCTTCAGAGTGTGCATGATACAACCCTTGGGTTTATTGGCAGGGGCCATGATTTTGCCTGTTTTGAGCGGGCCGTCAGTCTGACCCGCGGGCGGGGTATCCATATCTGTGTCCATGTGATTTTGGGATTGCCCGGTGAAGGACCGGAAGCCATGGTAAAAACGGCGGAAGTGTTGGCTCGAATGGGGCTGGACGGTGTAAAAATCCACCTTTTATATGTTGTCAGGGGAACCCCTCTGGAAGAGCTTTATTCCCGGGGGCGTTATGTTTGCATGGAGGAAGATGCTTATGTGGCAGCGGTGTGTGATTTTCTGGAAAGACTTCCGCCCAAAATGGTGATTCAGCGCCTCACGGGAGATCCCCATGAAGAGGAGCTGGTGGCTCCCCTCTGGGCCATGGAAAAGGAAAGGGTGAGAAACCGCATTCTCCAACTTCTTGAGATGCGGGGTACGGTTCAGGGAAGCCGGTTTCATGGGGAACAGTAAAAGATTCAGATAGAATAGGAAATGAATGGTTGCTGGTGGGTGGAGGCCCTGCACTACGTAGTTGATTTGACTGTATGGGGAAGCTTTTTTCTGTTATCCTTTCCGGTATGTTTCCCACCCTATAACAAACGGGTTCTGCTTAACAGGAGGGCTGTATCATGGGATACAGATTTTTTTTCTGTCTGTTTTTTTGTCTCAGCTCTTCTGCCCAGGCTGTTATGCCACCGGATTTTTATGCGCGGCTTGCTGAAAATTCGGGCGTCAAAGCCATTGCCCGGGTCGCAGATATTGAAATTCTGGAAAAAAATCGGCGCAGCACCCAGAAGCGGGTTCGCTTTGAGCTTATACACAGTATGGGCCCCCCCGTTGGAGAAGTATTCTATGGCACCTGTTTTTCAGTGGATTATTCCTGGCAGCAGCCGGGAGAAGGGGGGACGATTTATTTTTATCCCGTGCGGGGAGTTCTTGTCTTTGTGACCATTGCTGCGGATGGGGGGAGTATCACAAGTTATACGCCCATTACAGAAAAAAGTGCCGGTCTTTTTGTGCAGAATCCAGAAAGAATCCGTTACGGAATGGGGCGTGCCTGGCTGGAAGAGATCCCTTGAAAAGCCCTTCTCAGGGCCTTTCAACCAGAGGAAAAGGGCCGAAGGATTCTACAGCCTGAGGTGTTGTCTCTCTGGGCCTACACCATGAGGTTACCATTGGGAGCTGCGTTGGGTCGGGGATTGGTGGCAAAGGCCTCGCGGATTCGCATGTGGAGATCTTCGCCATGGGAGGCGGCGCGGATATGGGCATGCATGCGGTGGCCAAAGGGATAGACCGCCATGACATAAGGCAGAATTTTTTTAAACAGACGCAGACCCCGGAGTTCTCCATAATGACGGCAGTAGCCTGCGTGCATGGAGAGAAGCAACGCTGCCGTATCCGGCTCTTCCGATAGTTGCCCCGTTAAATCGGCAAAGATCCAGGGGCGTGCGGCAGCCATACGTCCGATGCTCAGTCCGTCGCAGCCCGTTTCTTCCAGCATGCGCAAACCGTCTTCCGCAGTAAAAATATTGCCATTGCCCAGAACTGGAATGGATACGGCTTCCTTGATTTTTTGGATATGATCCCATCGGGGAGGCCGGTTTCTACGGTCCGGTGCTACCCTGGGATGAAAAGTGATGAGGTCGCACCCTGCTGTTTCCAGTTTCCGGGCCAGATCGACGGCGTTCTTCACATTGTCATCCCAGCCCGTACGAAATTTTACGGAAAGGGGAATGCGTATGGCTTTTCTTACCTTTTCCACAATGACGAGGGCTTTGTCCGGGTTTCTGAGCAAGGCTGCGCCACCTCCCTGTTTGCAAATGGCGGCAACGGAGCAGCCGAAATTGAGATCCACGCCGAAAAAGCCTTCTTTTTCTATTCTTATGGCCGCGCGGGCCATAAGATCAGGATCTTCACCAAAAATCTGGCAAATGAGAGATTCCAGCTCTTCGGGCTGCCATCGGAACACTTCGGAAAGGGCGGGATTCTCATGGGGGAGTGCTCTGGCATTGCACATTTCCGTAAAGAGAAGCCCGCATCCTCCGAAGTGGCGGACCCAGTGGCGAAAGGCTACATGCCCAATACCTGCCATGGGCGCAAGGGCTGTTCGGAAAGGAATTTCCTTTCCCTGAATAAGAAAGGGCTGACGGAGTTTTTCAGCCAGATCGGGGAGCAGAGATCTGGTACAGGATGATGCAGGAAGACCCATGTTGCTTGACGCTTTCTGGATGAGAAGGGTAAGATATGCTCAAAAAAGATGAACTCTGTTCCCCTGTTTTTGGGGGAGTCAATTTTTTTTTTCTTGCTTCCCGGATGCTGCCACCCTCGGTATGGAAAGCATAAGAAACGTTTTTCTATCATGATTTTATCCGGACCATATATAGAAAATTATGCTTTTAAAAGAAGCCGGAGTAAAATGATAACCTTGCTTTAAGACCGATAGTCTGCCCAACTTGAAGAAAGGGGGCTTCAGGACGGGAAAACGGATCAAAAAGAAAGGTCTTCCATTTTTGTTTTAAGATGACGGGCTAGCAAAAAGTCAGGCCCCGCCGCCAGTTGTGTCATAAGCTGCATTTTGGCATCAGGGGTTTCTTTACGTTGTGGCCCTGTTGGCGTATTCCGGATTTTTGCGAGCCCGGCAAAATATTGCAAGGCCTGAATATGGTTTTGCTGACGAAGGAGGCCTGATGGGATTACTCCGTTTTTGCAGAATAAGTGTGTGCTGCTGGCTGCTGATGATGATGACTGCCGTGGTCTTGGCTGCGGAAGGCCCTGAACTTTTTGTCATGGGCCCCGATCACAGTCTGGTACGGCTGGATGCATCGGTACTGAAGGCCAAAGCGTCGGAGTTATACAGCCAGGACAGAAACTTCCCTTCCCCGGAGCCTGTGCTTTTTGAAGGTGTTTTTATTGTCGATTTGATAGGTGAAGCCGAAGGAAGCGTGACCTTGCTCAGTGAGGACCAGTATGTGGCATCTTTTCCCATGGGCGTGCTGGCAGACAGCATGGCTATGCTGGCGTGGAATGAAAATGGAAGGCCCATTCCCCGGCACAGGGGAGGGCCTTTAAAAATAGTTTTCGGCAATGCAGCGAATCTTCATCCTTCTGCCAACGCATGGTATGTGAAGGTGCTGCTCTCTGACAGGGGGCAAGACCTTCCTTTACGGATGATACGGGGACCGGAAACCCATATCTTTTTGGGGGGGCAAATGCCGGATAACCAGAGGATTGCCAAGCAATTACTCCCGCCCGTTCCCAAGGGCTACCGCTATGACACGGAACGTCCCCGGAGGCAGTTTCTGAGGGGTTTTATTCTGGGTGATTTTTTGAAAGATCGGTATGGAGCCTTTACGGGTGTTACGCTAAGAAGCCTGTCAGGTCAGGAACTCCGACTGGTCAGCAGTGATATTGAGGGTAAGGATCTCTTTTTTTTTGGCCTCAATGAAGAGGGGCCTTTAGGTGTGAGCCGGGGCGGCCCATGGATGCTTTGGGTCCCTGTTCTGAAATATCCTCAGCTGGCAGTGCGGCTGCCCAATCCGGATACCCTGTTTTTTATTTACGAGATGATTGTGGAATAAAAAGGGAGATACCTGATGAGGCAAAAAGCCCGGTTACAGACAAAGGTGACCCTTCTTCTTCTTCTTATTGTTACGGTGCAGGTTGTACTGCTGGGTGTTTTTATTTCCCGGAAAGCGGATGTTGCAATGCGGGAATCGAGTTATGGCAGAATTCATTTTGTGCTGAACGAAGTTTCCCGCCGTAGCGGACAGCTTCTGTATCACGCAAACTGGGCAAATCTTGCGGTTAATCTGACCCATGATTTTCTGAATGATCCAGATCTTATCTATTTTTTTGTTACGGATCCGGAAGGGGTTATCCTGATTGCTCAGAACGACAATGTTCTGGATTCCCGGGATCCCCTTGTGGTGCCGGAGGATGTTCAAAGTCTGAAGCTTGCGGATCAGATGGAGGTGCGTCTTTATCCCTATGATGAGACAGAACGTTTTCAGATCCGTCATGCTGTTCTGAAAGCACCGGTTTCATATATGGGCGTGGAGCGGGGACGCGCTGGTGAGCCTGTGCTGGATGCCGTCAGACCTATCCGCTATGGAGATTCTCTGATGGGTTATCTGCGGATGGGGTTTTCCACTCAGGCCCTGCGGAAGCAGATCCAGGCCCAATATTTTCTGGTTGGTATAGGAGGGGCTATACTGCTGGTTTCCCTTGCCGGAGGGATGGTGCTGGTTCTGCATCGTCATATCCGGCCCCTGTCCCTTCTGACTCGCGCTCTTGTGCGGCTTGAGGATGCGGATTCCCCTCTGGCTCTTCGCCAGTACCTTGAATCCATCCGACCCGAGGATGTGCCCGTGACAACACGGGAGGTGGAGGCTTTGAGGGACGCCTTCAGCCGAATGCGTCATCATTTGGTGGATACCTTTGTGCAGCTTGAGCATTTCATGGAGGCAACCCGGGTTCTGGCCTCTCAGGCCCATACGGCCAGCGAGGCCAAAGGCCAGTTTCTGGCGAATATGAGCCATGAGATCCGTACACCCATGAATGGAGTGATCGGTATGGCTGAGCTGCTTCTTGAAACAAAGCTGGATCCTGTACAGCGAAATTACGCGGAAATGATCCGTTCTTCCGGTGAAGGCTTACTGGATATTATTACCCGGGTTCTGGATTTTTCACGAATAGAGGCCGGTTGTGTGGATATGAATGAGGAGGCCTTTTCCCTTAGGGATGTAATGGAAGAAAGTCTTGATGTTCTGGCTATCTCGGCAGCAACCCAGGGTCTTGCCCTGACAGGGTGGATTCATGAAAAGGTGCCGGATTCTCTTATGGGAGATGCCCTGCGGCTGAAGCAGGTGCTGGTGAACCTTGTGGGTAATGCCGTAAAATTTACGGAAAAAGGGTATGTGAATCTGCAGATTGTTACGGAAAGTGAGGCAGAAAATACCCTTGTGCTGCGTTTTGAGGTCCAGGATACGGGGATCGGTATTCCTGAAGAAAGGGCAGGCAGTCTGTTTCAGCCCTTTTCCCAGGGAGACAGTTCCATGGGCCGCCGTTATGGCGGGACAGGGCTTGGGCTTGTTATTTCCCGGCAGCTGGTTCACCTTATGGGAGGAGATATGGGATTTGATTCCCGTGAATCCGGAGGAACAACTTTCTGGTTCACAGCTATCTTCGGCAAGGTGCGAAAAGTAGAGGAAAGGGTTGTCCGGTTTCTCGCCGGTCGCCGTGTGCTTCTGCTGGTTTCGGCTCCCCTGCTGGCAGCCCAGATGGAGGGCTATCTGCGTCAATGGGGTGCTGGTGTGACGATTCTTGCTTCTGCAGATCGGCTGGCGTTTTTGACCAGAGAGGAGAGGCAGGGGTTTTTTCTGATTCTTGTGGATGAAGATGTGGAAGGCTTCCGCCTGCTGGAGCAAAGGGGCTGGACGGCTCATTTCCCGCCTTTCTGGGGGCTTTTGTCTGCCAGGATGTTTTGTCCCGGAACGGGTGCAGTGGGCAGGGAATATTCTTTTTGTCTCCCCAGGCCCGTAAAATACAGGCAGCTGGAACAGGCAATCCAGGACAGCCTGAGAAAAACAGGATAAACTCTGGTTTGTTGCCTGTTCCCTGGTGAAAAGCCCTGGGTTTGTTTCCCGAAGCTCACTCGCTTTTATATGTAAGATACGGGGTAGTCTTTTTTTATACGCCGGTTTTTTGATCAAGGCGGCCACATGCGCCGGATACGAAATGATTCCGGTGTGGTGAGGGAGGATGGATGAAAAAAGCGGCATGGATTTACTGGGTGGTTTTGTCCGTGGTATTTTTTTGGGGCTGTGATCGTGTCCGCATGGTGGAGATGGACGGAAAAATCATGGGGACGGAGTGGAAGGTTCGCTGTGCCCTTTCCGTATCCACAGATCCCGGTGAAGTTCAGAACCTTCTTGAAAAGCGCCTGCATGCCATTAACCGATCTCTTTCTGTCTATGTTGAAAACAGTGATGTTTCTCGTTTTAACCGTATGAAAGCGGAAGAAACCATGGTACCGGATGTGCTTTTTATGACGGTATTGCATGCGGCAAGGGAGGTTTATGAATGGACGGAAGGAGCTTTTGATCCTACGGTACTCCCCCTTGTGAATCTCTGGGGTTTTGGCCCGGATGGTTATCACGGCTACCTGCCGGATACAGATGCTCTGGAGCAGGTGAAAAAGAACGTTGGTATGAACAGGCTTATCTTTTATGAGGATGGGCGAATTGGTAAGCAGGAAGATGGAATCAGTCTGGATCTGGGGGCCATTGCCAAGGGCTATGGCGTGGATCTTCTGGCAGAGACCCTTGAAGAGGCAGGAATCAGGCATTATCTGGTGGAAATAGGAGGCGAGATCCGTGTGGGGGGCTGCCGTCCGGATGGCACCCCATGGGTTTTAGGGATCAGTCGGCCTTTTCCGGGGTCGGCACCTTCGGATCTTCTCCTTCGTATGGAAATCTGCAACGGATCTCTTGCGACCAGTGGCGACTACAGGAATTTTTTTGAGTCTGGCGGGCGTCGTTTTTCCCATGTTATGGATCCTTTGACCGGTTATCCCGTGGAAACGGGAATCGTCAGTGCTTCGGTACTTCATAAAAGCTCTATGAAGGCCGATGCCCTTGCCACAGCCATCATGGTTATGGGTATGGAAAAGGCAAGGGCAATGGTGGCAAGACTGGACGGAGTGGAAGCTCTGGTGGTGAAAGAGATAGACGGCGGGGTTGTTGAAAGCTGGATGAGCCCGGGGTTCATGGAAAAACTGCGTTGACTCATACGATGGATGCTATAGAAATGATGGGGCTGCCCAGGCAGGGCAGGATGGAACCTTACTGACAAGAAAAGGAGCGGGGATGACGGAGAGCACTTACTATCTGGTGGAGAAAAAAGGACCTGTGGCATGGGTGTATCTGAATCGACCGGAAAAGAAAAATGCCATGCATCTTCCTGCATGGGAGGATGCGCCTTCTATTTATGCGGATCTGGATGCGGATCCGGAAATTCGGGTTATTATCGTTGCCGGTAAAGGCCCTGCCTTTTGTGCGGGGATTGATCTGATGGGTATGGTGGGAGCCATGCCGGAACTCATGGAGGAGCAGAAGGGCGGGGTTAAGTGGCGCTTTATTCCTAAAATCAAGATGCTGCAGGAGACCATGAGCTGCATAGAAAAATGCCGGAAGCCTGTGATTGCTGCGGTGCATGGCTACTGCATCGGTGCCGGTCTGGATATGATCAGTGCCTGTGATATTCGTATCTGTTCTGCGGATGCTACTTTCTGTCTTAAAGAGGCAGCTGTGGGGTTTGTGGCGGATGTGGGCTCTTTGCAGCGAGTGCCACGTATTGTGGGAGAAGGCATTGCCCGTGAACTGGCATTTACGGCTAAAACCATTGATGCCGTTCGGGCAAAGGAAGTGCTTCTGGTCAATGACGTGTACCCGGATCATGACAGTCTGATGGCTGCGGCCGAAGCCATGGC
Proteins encoded:
- a CDS encoding crotonase/enoyl-CoA hydratase family protein encodes the protein MTESTYYLVEKKGPVAWVYLNRPEKKNAMHLPAWEDAPSIYADLDADPEIRVIIVAGKGPAFCAGIDLMGMVGAMPELMEEQKGGVKWRFIPKIKMLQETMSCIEKCRKPVIAAVHGYCIGAGLDMISACDIRICSADATFCLKEAAVGFVADVGSLQRVPRIVGEGIARELAFTAKTIDAVRAKEVLLVNDVYPDHDSLMAAAEAMALEIAANSPLAVQASKNVLNFGAGRTVGDGLDYVASISANIVPSDDLMEAFTAFAERRAPKFTGK
- a CDS encoding FAD:protein FMN transferase translates to MKKAAWIYWVVLSVVFFWGCDRVRMVEMDGKIMGTEWKVRCALSVSTDPGEVQNLLEKRLHAINRSLSVYVENSDVSRFNRMKAEETMVPDVLFMTVLHAAREVYEWTEGAFDPTVLPLVNLWGFGPDGYHGYLPDTDALEQVKKNVGMNRLIFYEDGRIGKQEDGISLDLGAIAKGYGVDLLAETLEEAGIRHYLVEIGGEIRVGGCRPDGTPWVLGISRPFPGSAPSDLLLRMEICNGSLATSGDYRNFFESGGRRFSHVMDPLTGYPVETGIVSASVLHKSSMKADALATAIMVMGMEKARAMVARLDGVEALVVKEIDGGVVESWMSPGFMEKLR
- a CDS encoding hybrid sensor histidine kinase/response regulator, whose protein sequence is MRQKARLQTKVTLLLLLIVTVQVVLLGVFISRKADVAMRESSYGRIHFVLNEVSRRSGQLLYHANWANLAVNLTHDFLNDPDLIYFFVTDPEGVILIAQNDNVLDSRDPLVVPEDVQSLKLADQMEVRLYPYDETERFQIRHAVLKAPVSYMGVERGRAGEPVLDAVRPIRYGDSLMGYLRMGFSTQALRKQIQAQYFLVGIGGAILLVSLAGGMVLVLHRHIRPLSLLTRALVRLEDADSPLALRQYLESIRPEDVPVTTREVEALRDAFSRMRHHLVDTFVQLEHFMEATRVLASQAHTASEAKGQFLANMSHEIRTPMNGVIGMAELLLETKLDPVQRNYAEMIRSSGEGLLDIITRVLDFSRIEAGCVDMNEEAFSLRDVMEESLDVLAISAATQGLALTGWIHEKVPDSLMGDALRLKQVLVNLVGNAVKFTEKGYVNLQIVTESEAENTLVLRFEVQDTGIGIPEERAGSLFQPFSQGDSSMGRRYGGTGLGLVISRQLVHLMGGDMGFDSRESGGTTFWFTAIFGKVRKVEERVVRFLAGRRVLLLVSAPLLAAQMEGYLRQWGAGVTILASADRLAFLTREERQGFFLILVDEDVEGFRLLEQRGWTAHFPPFWGLLSARMFCPGTGAVGREYSFCLPRPVKYRQLEQAIQDSLRKTG